In the Primulina eburnea isolate SZY01 chromosome 15, ASM2296580v1, whole genome shotgun sequence genome, TAACGCTCGAGACGCCAACCAAAACAATAATCCACCACCACCCCGAGTGAACCTTAGTCAAGAGGATATGATGGCAATAGCAACTATCGTCGCTGCAACATTACAAGGATTTGTGAATCCACTGGCCAATGCCATCCAACCACCCCAAGAACCTCAACCTCGTGGGATCAAGTATCACTACGAATCTCTGAGGAGGAATCGAGTTCCAACTTTTGATGGGAACCCAGACCCTGAAGTCAGTCACAACTGGCTCAAGAACGTGGAAACACAACTACATTTGCTAGAAATACCGGAAGAATTAAAAGTAGAAGTTGTAACCCCATTTTTGGAGGATCGAGCTAGGAAATGGTGGGAAACTGTGTCGCTACCTTTAGCAGAAGTAGAAGATATCACATGGCCAATTTTCAAGAGGGAATTCCTGAAACAATACTATCCGGCCGAGTTTCGTCTACAAAAGTTGAATGAGTTTGAGAATTTCAGACAGTCACCAGATATGACGGTAATGGAGTACACGTCAAAATTCAACGATTTGGGAACTTACGTCCCGACAATCATGTCAGATGAGACGTTAAAAATGCACCGTTTCAAGAAGGGACTCAACAGTCGAATTCAGTCGGCACTGGCAGTGTACAAACCAAGCAGCTTTGCAGACTTGATGGGCGCTGCAATGAGTGCAGAAACCGATATCAAGCGACGTGAAGAAGAAAACAAGAACAAGAGACCGATGAACAATCAATCCACACAGAATAATCTCAAGTTCAAGAAACCAAATTATTCAGGAGGGTCCTTCAAGGGAAGTTCTGGCAGGACTGGTAACACCGAAGGAAAATGGTGTGATACATGTCATCAAAAACATATTGGAGAATGTTATCGGAAGACAGGCGCTTGTTTCAAGTGCGGAAAGGTGGGCCATAGAATCAAAGACTGTCCAGACAACAAGGACAAAGGGTCGGGGCCCAGCAAATAACATGAAAACAAGACAAATGCTCGAGTGTATGCCATAACCCAAGAGGAAGCCGATAATAGCAACGAAGTTGTGGCAGGTAccatcttactcaataaaatgcctgcatatgctttgtttgattgtggtgccacACATTCGTTTGTGTCTAGAAGATATGCTAAGAAGCTTAAACTTGAGCATGATATTCTTAGCAAACAGCTAAGAGTAGCAACACCGGCTAGCAAAATAATCGAAACTCACAAAGTATATCGAAACTGTAAAATTTGTATCGGCAAACAAATGTTTGAAGTAGAATTGATTCAACTCAATATGgtggagtttgacatcattcttggaatggactggttagcTAAAAACCATGCCATAGTAAACTGTCAGAAGAAAGAAATTAGACTTCAGAATCCAACAAAGAGAGAAGTTGTATATCAAGGGAAATctaaggaaagaaaatctctgCTATCTGCCTCGCAAGCCTGGAAGACCATAAAAGGAGGAGAAGAGATTTATCTGGCAGTAATTAATGAAGTCAAAGAGGAAGAAGTCCCAaagttggaagatattccaattgtccaagaatttccagacgtttttcccgaagaat is a window encoding:
- the LOC140815540 gene encoding uncharacterized protein yields the protein MAGRPPRNNRNARDANQNNNPPPPRVNLSQEDMMAIATIVAATLQGFVNPLANAIQPPQEPQPRGIKYHYESLRRNRVPTFDGNPDPEVSHNWLKNVETQLHLLEIPEELKVEVVTPFLEDRARKWWETVSLPLAEVEDITWPIFKREFLKQYYPAEFRLQKLNEFENFRQSPDMTVMEYTSKFNDLGTYVPTIMSDETLKMHRFKKGLNSRIQSALAVYKPSSFADLMGAAMSAETDIKRREEENKNKRPMNNQSTQNNLKFKKPNYSGGSFKGSSGRTGNTEGKWCDTCHQKHIGECYRKTGACFKCGKVGHRIKDCPDNKDKGSGPSK